DNA from Kineococcus mangrovi:
CTGCCGCTGCCGCTGCCGCTGCCGCTGCCGCTGCCGCTGCCGCTGCCGCTGCCGCTGCCGCTGCCGCTGCCGCTGCCGCTGCCGCTGCCGCTGCCGCTGCCGCTGCCGCTGCCGCTGCCGCTGCCGCTGCCGCGGCCGGTGATCGGAAGATCTCCTCGTGGTCGGCGGGTGGCTCTACACGCAGATTGCCTGTGACCCGTTCTGAGGTAGTCAGGCCGGCGTCGTGGCGGAGTCGGACTGTGGCGGCGGCGGGGACCGGAAGATGCCGTCGGGGTCGTACCGCGTCTTCAGCTCCAGCAGGCGCACGGCGTCGGTCCCGTGGACGTCGGTGACCCGGTCGGCCTCTCCCGGCCCCAGGGGGGTCGCGTCGCCGCCGAGCGCCGTCCAGGACAGGCGGGCGGCGACGCGGTCGGCCCAGGCGCGGTGCAGGGCGCCGCGGCCGGCCTCGTCCCAGCCGGCGACGACCTCGGCCACGAGGTGGGGCCGGCGCAGCGGCAGCGCGGCCGAGGCGGGGTCGACGCGGTCGGCGGCCCCGTGGAAGTGGTGCAGCCACACCCGTGAGCGCGGGGAGGTCATCGTCCGGCCGGCGTCCAGGAGGGCCTGGGTGGCCGCCGGGTCGAGCCGTTCGAGCGTGCGGGTGCGGACCAGCTCGTGCCGGGTTGCGCCGCCGACCTGCCGGGCGCGGTCCTCGTCGCCGAGCAGGCTGACGAGCGTGAGCGGGGCCACGTCCGTGCTGAGCGGGGTGCCGAGCGTCGCCAGGTGGGGGACGGGCCCCGGACGTCCCGTCCAGGCGGCCGGGTCACCGGACCACACGGGCTGGACCACCACGACCGGCCGGCCGTCGGGGTCCCGGCGGACGCCGGAGCGCACCGTCAGCTCGTCCGGGGCCGAGCCCAGCAGGTCCGCCAGCCCCGCCAGGACCGTGGGGGCCCGCGACCACGGGTACACGATCGTCCCGCCGACCAGCACCCGCGCCCGGTGCAGCGCGAGACGGGCCTGGACGACCACGCCGACGTCGCCGCCGCCCCCGCGCAGCGCCCACAGCAGGTCGGGGTCGTCGTCGGTGTCGACCCGCGTGCCGTCGGCGAGCACCACCACCGCGCCGAGGAGGTTGTCGGCGGCCAGCCCGGCCCGGCCCGTCAGGGGCCCGCAGCCACCGCCGAGGCTGAGGCCGACGAGCCCGGCGTCCCCGCGCCAGCCGGTCACGGGGACCAGCCCGTGCGGGGCGCCCGCCACGGCGACGTCGAGGCTGCTGACCCCGCCGCCGACGTGGGCGGTGGCCGTCGCCGGGTCGACCGCGACCGACCGCAGGTCCTGCACGTCGAGGACGACCCCGCCCGCGACGGGGGAGCGGCCGGCCCGGTCGTGCCCGCGGCCCAGCACGGACAGCGGCAGTCCCGCCTCGCGCGCGGCCCGGACCGCGAGCAGGACGTCGGCGGCGTGCCGGCAGCGGACGAGCG
Protein-coding regions in this window:
- a CDS encoding FAD-binding oxidoreductase, with translation MRVGVAETFVHELRGRIPGERVVCGPDALALACRPPDAAAGTGPAALVRCRHAADVLLAVRAAREAGLPLSVLGRGHDRAGRSPVAGGVVLDVQDLRSVAVDPATATAHVGGGVSSLDVAVAGAPHGLVPVTGWRGDAGLVGLSLGGGCGPLTGRAGLAADNLLGAVVVLADGTRVDTDDDPDLLWALRGGGGDVGVVVQARLALHRARVLVGGTIVYPWSRAPTVLAGLADLLGSAPDELTVRSGVRRDPDGRPVVVVQPVWSGDPAAWTGRPGPVPHLATLGTPLSTDVAPLTLVSLLGDEDRARQVGGATRHELVRTRTLERLDPAATQALLDAGRTMTSPRSRVWLHHFHGAADRVDPASAALPLRRPHLVAEVVAGWDEAGRGALHRAWADRVAARLSWTALGGDATPLGPGEADRVTDVHGTDAVRLLELKTRYDPDGIFRSPPPPQSDSATTPA